One Capricornis sumatraensis isolate serow.1 chromosome 8, serow.2, whole genome shotgun sequence genomic region harbors:
- the LOC138083903 gene encoding olfactory receptor 8B12-like — protein MGAENSSVTEFILAGLTDQPGLHIPLFLLFLGFYVVTVVGNLGLITLIGLNSCLHTPMYFFLFNLSLIDFCYSTTITPKMLMSFVSKKNTILHAGCLTQLFFFCFFVISESFVLSAMAYDRYVAICKPLVYTVTMSPKVCLLLLLGVYVMGFSGAMAHTGSIASLIFCADNLINHFMCDIPPLLELSCNSSYMHELVVFIFVAIDIGMPIVTISISYALILSSILRIHSTEGRSKAFSTCSSHIIVVFLFFGSGAFVYLKPPSVLPLDQGKVSSLFYTIVVPMLNPLIYSLRNKDVKAALRKTLRKINLLRKE, from the coding sequence ATGGGAGCTGAGAACTCTTCGGTGACAGAATTCATCCTCGCAGGCTTAACAGACCAGCCAGGACTGCAcatccccctcttcctcctgtttCTAGGTTTCTATGTGGTCACCGTAGTGGGGAACCTGGGCTTGATAACGCTGATTGGGTTGAACTCGTGCctgcacacccccatgtacttcttcctcttcAACCTCTCCTTAATAGACTTCTGTTACTCCACTACTATCACTCCCAAAATGCTGATGAGTTTCGTCTCGAAGAAGAACACCATCTTGCATGCGGGGTGTTTGACTCAActgtttttcttctgcttctttgtcATCTCTGAGTCCTTTGTCCTGTCAGCGATGGCATATGACCGCTATGTTGCCATCTGTAAGCCACTGGTGTACACAGTCACCATGTCTCCTAAGGTCTGTTTACTGCTTTTGTTGGGTGTGTATGTGATGGGGTTTTCAGGGGCCATGGCCCACACAGGAAGCATAGCAAGTCTGATCTTCTGTGCTGACAACCTCATCAATCATTTCATGTGTGATATCCCACCTCTCCTTGAGCTCTCTTGTAACAGCTCTTATATGCATGAGCTGGTGGTCTTCATATTTGTGGCTATTGACATTGGAATGCCCATTGTCACCATCTCCATCTCTTATGCTCtaatcctctccagcattctccGCATTCACtccactgagggcaggtccaaAGCTTTCAGTACATGCAGCTCCCACATAATagtggttttccttttctttggttcTGGGGCTTTTGTGTATCTCAAACCACCTTCTGTTTTGCCCCTTGACCAAGGGAAAGTGTCCTCCCTCTTCTATACCATTGTGGTGCCCATGCTAAATCCGCTGATATATAGTTTGAGGAACAAGGATGTCAAAGCTGCCTTGAGGAAAACCTTGAGGAAAATCAATTTATTGAGAAAGGagtaa
- the LOC138083471 gene encoding olfactory receptor 8A1-like — MTAENQSTVTEFILRGLTSHPELQLPLFFLFLGIYSITMIGNLGMITLICLNAQLHTPMYYFLSNLSFVDLCYSSVTTPKMLVNFVSEKNTISYAGCMAQLCLFLVFVIAECYMLTVMAYDRYVAICRPLLYNIIMSHRVCSLLVAGVYIMGLIGSTIETGLMLKLPYCDFLISHYFCDIIALLKLSCSSTYDIEVTTFFLAGFNIVVTSLEVLISYAFIISRILHITSREGQSKAFSTCSSHLAAVGLFYGSASFMYLKPSTASSLAQENMASVFYTTVIPMLNPLIYSLRNKEVQAAIQKTLRWKNFECKCHCFSG; from the coding sequence ATGACTGCAGAAAACCAATCCACAGTGACAGAGTTCATTCTCAGAGGTTTAACAAGTCACCCAGAGCTCCAGCtccccctcttcttcctcttccttgggATCTATTCCATCACCATGATAGGGAACCTGGGCATGATAACCCTGATTTGTCTGAACGCTCAGcttcacacccccatgtactattTCCTCAGCAACCTGTCCTTTGTGGATCTCTGCTACTCCTCTGTCACTACCCCTAAGATGCTGGTGAACTTTGTGTCAGAGAAGAACACCATCTCCTATGCAGGGTGCATGGCCCAGCTCTGCTTGTTCCTGGTGTTTGTCATTGCTGAGTGTTACATGCTGacagtgatggcctatgaccgctatgttgCCATCTGCAGACCTTTGCTTTACAACATCATCATGTCTCATCGAGTCTGCTCCCTGCTGGTGGCTGGGGTCTATATCATGGGGCTCATTGGCTCAACTATAGAGACTGGCCTCATGTTGAAGCTGCCCTATTGTGATTTTCTCATCAGTCATTACTTCTGTGACATCATCGCCCTCTTGAAGCTCTCTTGCTCTAGCACCTATGACATCGAGGTGACAACTTTCTTTTTGGCTGGATTCAACATTGTAGTCACCAGCCTAGAGGTCCTTATTTCCTATGCCTTCATCATCTCCAGGATTCTCCACATCACCTCCAGAGAGGGACAATCCAAAGCCTTCAGCACCTGCAGCTCCCATCTTGCAGCTGTGGGATTATTTTATGGGTCTGCTTCCTTCATGTACTTAAAACCCTCCACAGCCAGTTCCCTGGCCCAGGAGAACATGGCCTCCGTGTTCTACACCACAGTGATCCCTATGCTGAACCCTCTGATCTACAGCTTGAGAAATAAGGAGGTACAGGCTGCCATCCAGAAAACTCTGAGGTGGAAAAACTTTGAATGTAAATGTCATTGTTTCTCAGGTTGA